The Leptolyngbya sp. FACHB-261 DNA window TGCTTGTCTACAACTACTACGGAGGGGGACAAAAATTTTTGAATACAGTGGATGACTTGAGCGACAATAATAGAAGTATCTTGCCCAGGTAGCTTCATCAGCTTAATCTGAATTCGAAAAAGCACTCGGGGTTTTCCATTTGGGATTTCATCTGGCTTGTCTTCAACGTCGAAGATCTGCTCGACTTGACGGCCTGCTGTGGGGATTCCCACCATGCCCGATCCAACTTGGCTAGACCGGAGAGCTACTGTCACCTTTTCTCGAACTTTGACTTTAAGCTGGTTCAAAATCATGGAATGGAAGATGTCTTCTGCCATTCGCATTCTTAAGTATTCTACGTTGATTTCCCTTGAGTGAATTAAATCTGGGTTCCGCTCCATATCCCCGATTGTTTTCAGGGCTAACTTTAGTTTTTTTTGTAGTTCTACATTCTTCAGCTCCTCAAATTTGAGCCTATCAAAAAGCTTTTCCAACTTGATTTTTCCAAAGATACCAAGAGCAACTAGGAGTAGCAAAAACACTCCTGAAGTTGCCATCCAGGGTTGAGCAGAAGTTGGCTCTTGTGCTCTTGCACTAGCTGCTGAAAGGGTTAAATGGGGCTCTAATAGAATTAGTGATGGTGACATGCTTGGCCCTAGCAAAAAGCAATATATATCCTACAGTGCCCCCTAAAGAAACTGTACCACCATTAGAGGGCGCAACAGGACCTAGCTCTGTTGTACGAATGTTTTAAGTATGATGAATTGTAATTCCCCGGTCTTGCATTAACTTCTCAAATAGGTCTGTCGGCAGCGCCTGCTCCACAGGCCAAACGCCAGGATTCTGCAGTTGGTGGGCCAGGAGAAGCTGCGCAATACTACCGGTACCACACCCTGCTGCGACCGTCGTATTCTCATGCACGAGGCTAGAGCAATAACGCGCTGGCTGACCGTTCTTCTGGCCGATAACTTCTGACCGGATGGCAACGCCAATGCCACTGAGTCGGTCAGTTAAGCCAGTCATCCTATGGCTAACATGTGCCAGAAACTCGATGGCTTGTGATTGTTTCATCAAAACCGGCGGAAACCAACGCGCCACTATCCAGGTGAGGTGATTGTAAAAATCAGGGACCGAACCAAATTTGGTGATTACTGTTTTGACCGGAAAGGCCTCCGGCAGCGTGAGCGCCTCCGGCATGTCAAACCAGTACACTTGAGCACGACCGTAGGGAGCAGGAAACTCTACCGTCTCTCGTTGACTATAGGGTTTAACCATCTGCCAATGCCCTTCAAGCCAAGCGGCGAAGGGGTGTTTGAGCCCTAGAAAAGTAGTGCGCATGACTGTTACGCCCGCACCACCAGATCCAGCCACAACATAACTCAGGTGGATCTGCTCGGCCTCATCTAATTGCTCCACCCCCTGCCGCACCATACTGTTGGAAATGCCAGGAAAAATTCCAGAGTTAATAACAGCAGTTATACCCGCTTCTTT harbors:
- a CDS encoding saccharopine dehydrogenase family protein; translated protein: MTNQVLVLGGRGRIGSSVAADLAAHTDAEITITGRDSGTGVPVAERMGQQVQFLALDLDDRAALEAAVARSSLVIHCAGPFRYRDTRVLKTCIANGVNYLDVSDDRAFTLQALACKTAAKEAGITAVINSGIFPGISNSMVRQGVEQLDEAEQIHLSYVVAGSGGAGVTVMRTTFLGLKHPFAAWLEGHWQMVKPYSQRETVEFPAPYGRAQVYWFDMPEALTLPEAFPVKTVITKFGSVPDFYNHLTWIVARWFPPVLMKQSQAIEFLAHVSHRMTGLTDRLSGIGVAIRSEVIGQKNGQPARYCSSLVHENTTVAAGCGTGSIAQLLLAHQLQNPGVWPVEQALPTDLFEKLMQDRGITIHHT